A genomic window from Thermococcus nautili includes:
- a CDS encoding MBL fold metallo-hydrolase has product MLVYFIGTGGSEGIPAHLCTCSTCNEARKFGFAQRKPSTLAVITGKGKAVLFDVGTDIRDFLNVPLEAIFLTHWHHDHIYGLYKLRWMARETVLYAPEGSADALILQDPKNLRPRTLRPFETVELDTLRITALKLNHGVETLGYLIEEDGKGVALLYDTKGLPEETREFLEERAPLRLAIVDATYPPGLDDPYHNNVDEAAELGLRLAERTVLSHISHKNLPFLELTDYVRKRWGNRVLVAYDGMVFYV; this is encoded by the coding sequence ATGCTCGTCTACTTCATCGGCACCGGCGGAAGCGAGGGGATTCCTGCTCATCTCTGCACTTGCTCGACCTGCAACGAGGCGAGAAAGTTCGGCTTCGCCCAGAGGAAGCCCTCAACGCTCGCGGTAATTACTGGCAAGGGGAAGGCCGTTCTCTTCGACGTCGGGACAGACATAAGGGACTTTCTCAACGTCCCGCTGGAGGCCATCTTCCTGACCCACTGGCACCACGACCACATCTACGGGCTCTACAAGCTCCGCTGGATGGCGAGGGAAACTGTTCTCTACGCGCCTGAGGGGAGCGCCGACGCGCTAATTCTGCAGGACCCGAAGAACCTCCGCCCGAGAACGCTCAGGCCCTTCGAAACGGTCGAGCTCGACACGCTGAGGATTACTGCGTTAAAGCTCAACCACGGCGTTGAAACCCTCGGCTACCTCATCGAGGAGGACGGAAAGGGCGTGGCTCTGCTCTATGACACCAAGGGCCTTCCTGAGGAGACGCGGGAGTTTTTAGAAGAGAGGGCCCCGCTCAGGCTGGCGATTGTAGATGCGACCTATCCGCCGGGCCTCGACGACCCCTACCACAACAACGTTGACGAAGCGGCCGAACTCGGGCTTAGATTAGCTGAGAGAACCGTTCTGAGCCACATCTCCCACAAGAACCTGCCGTTCCTTGAGCTAACCGACTACGTGCGGAAGAGGTGGGGGAACAGGGTTTTAGTTGCCTACGACGGCATGGTTTTCTACGTTTAG